The genomic window ttggaataAGGCGCCCAAGCAACACATTCTATGGACAAAGGTTTTTGGACATCTATTCAGGAAGTGAGAATGAATCAATATTTTGCGATTTTAAACTGTGTCCATTTGTGAGCTACAGAGGTTGCAAAATTACTCACACCCTGTGCTCCAAGACTACAAGAATTCAAAGAATTTAGACAAAGCTGACTCAAGTACTTCAGGCATACTTGCGGTTCGGACAAAGAAGAATCTTCACTTGTCTGTCCCAAATCCAACCACAACGTTACAGCATCCCAAATTTGAGGTTTACtcacatcctcctcctcctccctctgcaGATTTCCGATACAATCAACGGTCTGCAGCTGTCCGTCTCGGGCCCGCTGACCACAATGGAGGAGATGTTTACGGGCAGCAAACCCTTCCTGGTTTCCACGCGGAACTGCCGGAGGTTATCCGAGAACGTCATCAGCCTCCTCTCGTCCATCTCTGTGGCGCGGTTCGGCTTGGACGCGGGACCGGGCAACGATAGCGGCGTCAGCGGGGCCTCCATTATACCTCTGACCCCGGTGCCACCCTCAGTGGCCCCCACGGCGGCGCCCTCGGGCGGCCTCATGCCCGGCCCCTTTTCACCTGGCTGGGCGGCCAACACGTTAATGATGAATGAGGACTACAGGTGAGGGCAGCCCAGACAAACATAATATTCcaaattcattgttttttttaagccctgttttctatttttaaatcattcaaATTTATTGCGGTTGTTAACTCAAAAAGTCTTAAAAGCCCCTTTTAGAAGTCTTaagatactttttctttttactacTTCAACCAAACCGCACATCCATTAAAAACTTTCCACTTTGCTTTTAACCACATATTTTCTACTTGGGACTCGTTCAATAAGTCTCTCTCAGTGTATTGCGAGGTTTTTTCATCCTACAACAGCCGGACTTGAGTGCGTCTTGACGTAAACAAACCAAATTCAGACAGACAGAGAAATGATGCGCTTGAGCCACCTTTTCCGCAACATCCTCACCGCACATTCCTGTCGTCAGGAAGGGAAGGGCTGTACTTGCATGTTTTAGCTGAACCTtgcaaaaaaattcttttttgtggtttttattTTAGGTGGTTGTCATAcgtcatgctgctgctgctcgaccTCATCGTGTGTCTCTTCATCCTGCTCGGACTGGCCAAGCAAGCTCGATGGCTGCTAATTTTGTGCGTAAGCGCTCACGTTTGCATCTTCATCACGCGTGTGTCCCAGATGtgttaatgcttttttttccccccgcagaATGACTGTGCTGGCCTGGCTGGCTCTCTTCCTAAGTTGGGGCTCGCTGGGCTTGGAGACGGCCACCGTGGTGGTGAGTGGGCCCAGTAAAACCCATCCGTGCGTCGATGTACGAATACTTGGTTAGAGCGGGAATTGTGTGGAACCGAGAACCTCGTAGGGAGCGCCGCAGTGATGGCAGAGCcccaaaaaggaaggaaaatggGGCAGAGATTAAAAATTCAATGCAAGCGTGCACGAGGAGAGTCTGCGAGCAAAGTGCGCGCCGGCGTGGGCGTTTGGCTCAGAGACGTCAAGATGGAAGATGAAGGGAAGTGCTCCAGGCGGGAGCCAGGGAGGGAGGACGGGTTAGAAAGACGAGGAACCAGCAGCGGCTTCCCGTCGCTCTCCACGAGGCCTCTCGGTTCAAACGCAAAAGTGCCAAACCGGCCAGAGTGAAACTCGCAAACAGGAGGAAATCgaaaccttttttttcaacatttgtttgtaACGGGGTACAGAGGGAGCGTTTCACGTCCATTTCCAGCGTCCCCTGTGAAAGAATGTGTCAAGAGGCCAAATAGTGGCTGTTTTTCTGCTCTGCTGCCTGTTTTGTGTCTCGCGGGGCTGGCGGGAGATGTCCCAAAGCCTgttagggcacacagagacgctCTGTCCCTGGCTAGCGATAAGGAAACAAAGGGCTCGCTGTGGGTCGGCACGGTTCACTCTGTCCTCAATGGCCACGTTTACCCGCCTGAGTGGGCCTCACTGTGTGGAACTATCGCTCCCTCTTCTGGTGAGTGCACACAGCAGGGTGCAGTACGATACcgtatcagcaaaaaaaaaaaagatctcacaGCATACCAGCAGGCAAAAAAAGTTCACATCTCAAATCATTTTCCCCCAGTCAAGTAAGTGCAAATGCCATGAATCTGTTCCAACCTCCCGAAGAAAAACAAAGGACAATTACACTAACATTTTAAATACGaatgaactaccgtttttttccgtgtatagtgcgcaatattttactaatttattgtcctaaaatctggggtgcgtattatacatgggaacaaagaaaaaaaaaaataattttttttttttttaatttttttttttttttttttttttttaaataaagtcatggtacaacaaaaccaacaacaggactgaccgacaaagtcgtggaacaaaaagacagggtgacattaccaaagacaggaacagaatgacagtaacacatgcaatgatccaacggtgagcgaggggcagacaggacttaaatacaaaacacgttacatcgattgaggtgacacaagagcggggtgacacgaacagaaactatggcaacctagacacatagcaaaactggggacgagacatgacaaatctcccccgaaataaaactcacctttcttcttgtttgttgtcaatcgcgcatcgcattcagccatcctgcccaacacacttagtaaaattcataattgacgacacatcgtttgatgcgatggtgcaatcctcgatggtgtgttattgtcaaatattgtttgttttttctccatcgcggaccggacgtcatacggaggccgccattacagatgcgcagaacggttgcgcaagacacgtcagctatataaagagcgagagttcagttctccacctattagtttcaattcacagtttaattagcagtttcaatcagcaaataacaaaatgcgtattacaggtaatattttatttcacaacactttgccttgttcctttcgtctcggctgttcatttcaaacacgctccatacgaccgcaatgctcttgtatcagacgctcgctcgatcacctgctagtttgccgtctgtcacaatgtaccctacacaaatccgaaacatttgttgcggctccgagtcacgacgaggggcaagttttggtttccaagggtgtttttattcctcttcaacgtctctcccatacagagccgccgtgtgcgcacggagcgcggtggtgcgtttaggggcagtcggagaaatcaacgccaacaaagaaaatgacatccagcctagttaagaccataccaaagactttaaaaatgggacccattgcctccctgcgtgtgtgacgatctttgggacttaaaaaaaaaaaaaaaaaaattaaaaaaaattcataaaaattgggtgcgtattatacatgggtacaagcttttttccagcatcagcatgccattgttaggggtgcgtactatacatgggggcgcactatacacggaaaaaaacggtattaagaTACGTTATAAATGTAGGTCGGTGTTTCTGATAAGGTTTCGGGGACCTCGCGCTAATGGAAAGACATGCAAGGCTGCTGCGGGTTTATTGAAGACAGCAGCAGTATTGCGTGAATTTGTGGCCGCTTGCCATCTGCATGCCGTCACATTTGTCAGGAGGGAAGTATGTCACCCGGTCAGCGTGTCTGCTAACGTCTCCCTCCTCCTTTCTTTGCCAGGCTCTCAGCGACTTTTGTACCGATCCAAATTTGTTTGTGCTCAATTCCACAAATTTCAACACAGGAACCAGCTCAGGTACccctctaaaaaaataaactggttgttgttgttcctcCTCTCTGCCATGCATCTGTGTGATGCTCCCACATGACCTCATTTGTATCCTCACTCAGACGTGCTGGATTATTACCTGACCTGCAGCCGACGCATGAACAGTCCGTTCCAGCAGGTACTTTTACCTTCAAGTTTGCTATTCAAATGTCATGTGACCTATGAAACCAGATTTCCTCCTTAGTGTCATGAAATACTGCTCAATCTCTGTCTTCAGATCCTCACCCAGTCCCAGAGGGCCCTGTCCAACATCCACACACACCTTTCCAGTGTGGAACGTAACGCCCTCACACAGTTCCCCAAAGCTGAGGTGGGTTTGAGTCatcctgtgaaaaaaaaaacccgcttGCTCTGTCATGATTTTCACCTCATGGAATGCTTTACTCGCAGAAATCACTCAGGGATGTTCAACAGATTCTCAACAGCACAGAGGGCAACTTCCACCAGCTGGTGGCCCTGCTCAACTGCCGAGGCCTCAACAAGGTGAGAAGACTGATTTGCTTTGAAGACTCATTGGAATGATTTGAACTTTTCCCTCCCGTAGGACTACATCGACTCACTGAAAGGTCTGTGCTACGACGGGATGGAGGGACTCCTCTACCTCTCCCTTTACTCCTTCCTTTCGGCTTTGGCCTTCACTGCCATTCTTTGCTCTCTGCCCGGTGCCTGGAGGAGCTTTCCAAGGTAAGGCAGGAAGCGAGTTCTCATGTTGCCCCTGCACACAGTTTTGTCCTTCTTGCTTGCCGTCGTTGTTTGATTGTGCGAATGAATGCTACATGACCTTTTCTTCATCCTCTCTATGTTAGCTATCCATTCTCACTCatcttcatctctctctcttccaTGGGCGCCGTTTGGCCAGTGAATCGGAAGAGTACGAGGACTCGGACAGCGAGAGTGAGGACCCCTTCACCTCCCATCAGGCACGTAGACAGACGGCCTCGGGGTCTCAGCGCGGGGCCATGGCCCCCTTCTATAATTACCCGGGGGCCGGGTGGACACCCCCCTTTTCTAGCGCGCCGCCCCTCCCGTGAGTAACACCAGACACACGGACacgcagacagacaaacagacagacagacgcttCCAGATGTTGCAGGAGAGTCCAGAAAAGCATATGTAGACTCACATATTACATGACCTGCCGCAATGTTAGGTACGCTTGCACAATCTGATGAAGAGGGGTATCTATTATATCTATCTGGCTGGCTAGCTCGCTACTAGCGTGCTAGCTTCAGTAGATACTATCTTGATACTAGCTCTCACctgattgtgcaggtgtacccaATGTGGGGTCCGGTCAGTCCGCATTTCAATTCcacgtcaccccccccccacccccttcatcACATCTAAGATCGATTGTAACTCGGACACATAAGAGGCAGCCAGCGAGCCTTGGTGCGCTCCTTACACACGCAGCACTAGTTGCTCCTctgcagacagacacacagacaggtcAACATGGACGACAGTGTAGACAGAGGAGCGGACACAACTGCGgaggcctgtctgtctgtctgtccgtccgtctgtccgccCGTGTGTCTGTCCAAT from Syngnathus typhle isolate RoL2023-S1 ecotype Sweden linkage group LG10, RoL_Styp_1.0, whole genome shotgun sequence includes these protein-coding regions:
- the ttyh1 gene encoding protein tweety homolog 1 isoform X1, which gives rise to MAAMTTVPSYAPSLWVRMCHALPRLDLTMQMRDNLFAPDSWEYQQTLLVLSSLSAIALVISLLVILSFLIHYCCCHRGDRGEGSEEEEEDEDGSTGHGYGGKKGRGICCVTWVAVASVTLCCVAIGIGFYGNSEANDGMYQLTSSLLTANYTLASIDLLISDTINGLQLSVSGPLTTMEEMFTGSKPFLVSTRNCRRLSENVISLLSSISVARFGLDAGPGNDSGVSGASIIPLTPVPPSVAPTAAPSGGLMPGPFSPGWAANTLMMNEDYRWLSYVMLLLLDLIVCLFILLGLAKQARWLLILMTVLAWLALFLSWGSLGLETATVVALSDFCTDPNLFVLNSTNFNTGTSSDVLDYYLTCSRRMNSPFQQILTQSQRALSNIHTHLSSVERNALTQFPKAEKSLRDVQQILNSTEGNFHQLVALLNCRGLNKDYIDSLKGLCYDGMEGLLYLSLYSFLSALAFTAILCSLPGAWRSFPSESEEYEDSDSESEDPFTSHQARRQTASGSQRGAMAPFYNYPGAGWTPPFSSAPPLPTLPAC
- the ttyh1 gene encoding protein tweety homolog 1 isoform X2; this translates as MAAMTTVPSYAPSLWVRMCHALPRLDLTMQMRDNLFAPDSWEYQQTLLVLSSLSAIALVISLLVILSFLIHYCCCHRGDRGEGSEEEEEDEDGSTGHGYGGKKGRGICCVTWVAVASVTLCCVAIGIGFYGNSEANDGMYQLTSSLLTANYTLASIDLLISDTINGLQLSVSGPLTTMEEMFTGSKPFLVSTRNCRRLSENVISLLSSISVARFGLDAGPGNDSGVSGASIIPLTPVPPSVAPTAAPSGGLMPGPFSPGWAANTLMMNEDYRWLSYVMLLLLDLIVCLFILLGLAKQARWLLILMTVLAWLALFLSWGSLGLETATVVALSDFCTDPNLFVLNSTNFNTGTSSDVLDYYLTCSRRMNSPFQQILTQSQRALSNIHTHLSSVERNALTQFPKAEKSLRDVQQILNSTEGNFHQLVALLNCRGLNKDYIDSLKGLCYDGMEGLLYLSLYSFLSALAFTAILCSLPGAWRSFPSESEEYEDSDSESEDPFTSHQDSKRFLQWQPWL